In Kitasatospora viridis, one DNA window encodes the following:
- a CDS encoding CHAT domain-containing protein, whose translation MDDGEPARAGRGIAGKLGRLLGRRAKPGRPGPEAQPLDEHDEHQEELNEFVQAIYSATSWVETRQLILDHPQLVTAEAIALIERYEGLAAARGDEDSRARFVNHRRLLQGTIDADVDIALGDATPLKDQAGFGADLDWYVDLLNEMLNLPRWIERRWMMEARPYLLHGPVADVAEDLAQRQPDPLVVHRLRLIAQFLRRAKETDPARAVLEQVARALFAHGPADDEPTLASAVAAYLPLAQESSDAVLAELVDEIADPDERRRAEGWLHALRRFRAEGNSVLGRDRVLVLQAVDLLDELLRTPRTEDIVALITEHPVLLEPAVREHVHTSLRGDTPSIRLRWQFVARLLDRAAQVGPVRAVPEIAHRERYETAVALDAFVHARSEAEEELLFVGFPGLSSEETRAMLAELVADGEDANGQKRRAERLDAFRAGHRMTDYPMWERSSLSDRAFHQLAAHLLEELRQQSPDDGLRLVGLLEVTLRLAPPDAPTELLDVLRGRLMAGYLAELDSPYQEFALDRVVELHRIPIAGALGVDPGMWHRSLATVLDRRAAYREGDGSDREEAVAAIRRAIDSATDPDQRSHWLLDLADIATSGEAAGYRPASLRQARAALREVAEIAEAGEAVEVDLEAHSFFSWRLLAYAVRFGDPAEVADRVAEAEALPGRSGGWLSLLQAVVEAYNRHPAEELWLLVRRVAAAAEAAAEPGDEEYAQQLRSARLGMLLSRTGRMRDPEAEADQALVLTEHLVADPRDDRLVALLLRLSGGEGTRADVDEAIGLLRAAHGAVPGLGGLLAEVLVLRHELTGEPALLDEAIRLADESSGRTGQPLATRNSLAVFYRRRFQHTGQLADLETAIALLEEVIDTEAGSFAHTQALGTLGIAYQDHYATTGDPAALDTAIRLLRAGRDQALPGASTLPSLLTNLGTALVARANHPDREDEDLREALEAAALAVELTPAGSSRLARRLVNLAVVEQTVAAHRRDARYAESAGAHVRRALDLIGPDSPFRPLYQANLAQSLLLLSDLTADDAAEQEAFAQARQALAYGPGWSPQTVVRLAGATGRLLAARSRWAEAAEAFGVGADARRLLVQGQPLRRQREAWLRRDGGLPLLAAFATAVAGDPARAVELVESARATELTRVLDLRPRQLELAAGRGHDELVRRWNQLTLRLNRLGTEHSGAPGALLSADGWQVPELVRELEELATELELAGSAQLVTNRQTVDVTQVHLLATEWIGLALVVRDTGDGPEVDTLLLPELTGAWVAGAATALSRVPAAKVGALLPTLLAELGRRVTGPLAQALGDDGRPVVLLAGGHLGLLPLHAATLPDRPGTAALDVLDIRHAPNARVLAAATAAAEGQAIDQALAVGGQGGAPQLRHAAVEARLASAALGRGRVLDGADARTGGAAEALLAALGRASVVHYAGHARAVPADPLASALVLSGEDTLTMAELLGRQLRARLVVMSACRTGVVGEDLPDELIGFPTALLQAGVAGVIATLWPVPDDSCLILMLRFYQALRAGTTPPEALRAAQRWLRDLTAAELRAHLAEIRETGADWPPPDVLDGCFEVVAFREPDERPFARPEHWAGFVYIGA comes from the coding sequence GTGGACGACGGGGAGCCGGCGCGCGCCGGGCGGGGGATCGCGGGGAAGCTCGGGCGGCTGCTGGGACGGCGCGCGAAACCCGGGCGCCCGGGACCGGAGGCACAGCCCCTGGACGAGCACGACGAACACCAGGAGGAGCTCAACGAGTTCGTCCAAGCCATCTACTCGGCCACGAGCTGGGTCGAGACCCGGCAGCTGATCCTCGACCATCCGCAGCTGGTCACCGCCGAGGCGATCGCGCTGATCGAGCGGTACGAGGGCCTGGCCGCTGCCCGGGGTGACGAGGACTCACGCGCCCGGTTCGTCAACCACCGGCGGCTGCTGCAGGGCACCATCGACGCGGACGTCGACATCGCCCTCGGCGATGCCACCCCCCTCAAGGACCAGGCCGGGTTCGGCGCCGATCTCGACTGGTACGTCGACCTGTTGAACGAGATGCTCAACCTGCCCCGGTGGATCGAGCGGCGCTGGATGATGGAGGCGCGGCCCTACCTGCTGCACGGTCCGGTCGCCGACGTCGCCGAGGACCTGGCGCAGCGCCAGCCGGACCCGCTGGTCGTCCACCGGCTGCGGCTCATCGCCCAGTTCCTGCGCCGGGCCAAGGAGACCGACCCGGCCCGCGCCGTACTGGAGCAGGTCGCCCGCGCGCTCTTCGCCCACGGCCCCGCCGACGACGAGCCGACGCTCGCCTCGGCCGTCGCCGCCTACCTCCCACTGGCCCAGGAGAGTTCCGACGCGGTGCTCGCCGAACTGGTCGACGAGATCGCGGACCCCGACGAGCGGCGCCGCGCCGAGGGCTGGCTGCACGCGCTGCGCAGGTTCCGGGCCGAGGGGAACTCGGTGCTCGGGCGCGACCGGGTGCTCGTGCTGCAGGCGGTCGACCTGCTCGACGAACTGCTGCGCACGCCGAGGACCGAGGACATCGTCGCGCTGATCACCGAGCACCCGGTGCTGCTGGAGCCGGCGGTGCGCGAGCACGTGCACACCTCCCTGCGGGGAGACACGCCGAGCATCCGGCTCCGCTGGCAGTTCGTGGCGCGGCTGCTCGACCGGGCCGCGCAGGTCGGCCCGGTGCGGGCCGTGCCGGAGATCGCCCACCGCGAGCGGTACGAGACGGCGGTGGCGCTGGACGCGTTCGTGCACGCGCGCTCGGAGGCGGAGGAGGAGCTGCTGTTCGTCGGCTTCCCCGGCCTGAGCTCCGAGGAGACCCGCGCGATGCTGGCGGAGCTGGTGGCCGACGGCGAGGACGCCAACGGGCAGAAGCGGCGGGCGGAACGGCTCGACGCCTTTCGCGCGGGCCATCGCATGACGGACTACCCGATGTGGGAGCGGAGTTCGCTCAGCGACCGGGCCTTCCACCAGCTGGCCGCGCACCTGCTGGAGGAGCTGCGGCAACAGTCGCCGGACGACGGGCTGCGCCTGGTCGGCCTGCTGGAAGTCACGCTGCGGCTGGCCCCGCCCGATGCCCCGACCGAGCTGCTCGACGTGCTCCGGGGCCGGCTGATGGCCGGCTACCTGGCCGAACTCGACTCGCCGTACCAGGAGTTCGCGCTGGACCGGGTGGTGGAGCTGCACCGGATCCCGATCGCCGGCGCGCTGGGGGTGGACCCCGGGATGTGGCACCGCAGCCTGGCCACCGTCCTCGACCGGCGGGCCGCCTACCGGGAGGGCGACGGGAGCGACCGGGAGGAGGCCGTGGCGGCCATCCGCCGGGCGATCGACTCGGCGACCGATCCCGACCAGCGCAGCCACTGGCTGCTCGACCTGGCCGACATCGCCACCTCCGGCGAGGCGGCCGGCTACCGTCCCGCGTCGCTCCGCCAGGCGCGGGCGGCGCTGCGGGAGGTCGCCGAGATCGCGGAGGCCGGGGAGGCGGTGGAGGTCGACCTGGAGGCGCACTCGTTCTTCTCCTGGCGCCTGCTGGCCTACGCCGTGCGGTTCGGCGATCCGGCCGAGGTGGCGGACCGGGTGGCCGAGGCCGAGGCGCTGCCCGGTCGGAGCGGCGGCTGGCTGTCGCTGCTGCAGGCCGTCGTCGAGGCGTACAACCGGCACCCGGCCGAGGAGCTCTGGCTGCTGGTGCGGCGGGTGGCCGCCGCGGCCGAGGCCGCTGCCGAACCCGGCGACGAGGAGTACGCGCAGCAGCTGCGGTCGGCCCGGCTGGGAATGCTGCTGAGTCGGACCGGGCGGATGCGGGACCCGGAGGCCGAGGCCGACCAGGCGCTCGTCCTGACGGAACACCTGGTTGCTGACCCCCGGGACGACCGGCTGGTCGCCCTGCTGCTCCGGCTGAGCGGGGGCGAGGGCACCCGGGCCGATGTCGACGAGGCGATCGGCCTGCTGCGGGCCGCCCACGGCGCCGTTCCCGGACTCGGCGGCCTGCTGGCCGAGGTGCTCGTGCTGCGGCACGAGCTGACCGGAGAGCCGGCCCTGCTCGACGAGGCGATCCGGCTCGCCGACGAGTCGTCAGGGCGGACGGGCCAGCCGCTGGCGACCCGCAACAGCCTCGCGGTCTTCTACCGCCGGCGGTTCCAGCACACCGGCCAACTCGCCGACCTGGAGACCGCGATCGCCCTCCTGGAGGAGGTGATCGACACGGAGGCGGGCAGCTTCGCGCACACCCAGGCGCTCGGCACCCTGGGAATCGCCTACCAGGACCACTACGCCACCACCGGCGACCCCGCCGCCCTGGACACCGCGATCCGCCTCCTGCGCGCAGGCCGCGACCAGGCCCTGCCGGGGGCGAGCACGCTGCCCAGCCTGCTCACCAACCTGGGCACGGCCCTGGTGGCCCGCGCCAACCACCCCGACCGCGAGGACGAGGACCTCCGGGAGGCGTTGGAAGCGGCCGCGCTCGCGGTCGAGCTCACGCCCGCGGGGTCGTCGCGGTTGGCGCGCAGGCTGGTGAACCTGGCGGTCGTGGAGCAGACGGTTGCCGCCCACCGCCGCGACGCCCGGTACGCGGAATCGGCGGGCGCCCACGTCCGCCGGGCCCTCGACCTGATCGGCCCCGACTCGCCGTTCCGACCCCTCTACCAGGCCAACCTGGCGCAGTCCCTCCTGCTGCTGTCCGACCTCACCGCCGACGACGCGGCCGAGCAGGAGGCGTTCGCCCAGGCGCGGCAGGCCCTCGCGTACGGCCCCGGCTGGTCGCCGCAGACGGTGGTCCGGCTCGCCGGGGCAACCGGCCGGTTGCTGGCCGCGCGCTCGCGCTGGGCGGAGGCGGCGGAGGCCTTCGGGGTCGGGGCCGACGCGCGCCGACTCCTGGTGCAGGGCCAGCCGCTGCGGCGACAACGGGAGGCCTGGCTGCGCAGGGACGGCGGTCTGCCCCTGCTCGCCGCGTTCGCGACCGCCGTCGCCGGCGACCCGGCGCGGGCGGTGGAACTGGTGGAGAGCGCCCGCGCCACGGAGCTGACCAGGGTGCTCGACCTGCGGCCCCGGCAGCTGGAGCTGGCCGCCGGCCGCGGCCACGACGAGCTGGTCAGACGCTGGAACCAGCTGACGCTCAGGCTGAACCGGCTGGGCACCGAGCATTCCGGCGCCCCGGGGGCCCTGCTCAGCGCCGACGGCTGGCAGGTGCCGGAGCTGGTGCGCGAACTGGAGGAGCTGGCCACCGAGCTCGAACTGGCTGGCTCTGCACAACTGGTGACTAATCGTCAGACCGTGGACGTCACACAGGTGCACCTGCTCGCCACCGAGTGGATCGGCCTCGCCCTGGTCGTCCGCGACACCGGCGACGGGCCCGAGGTCGACACGCTGCTGCTGCCGGAACTGACCGGGGCCTGGGTCGCGGGCGCCGCCACGGCGTTGAGCCGAGTGCCCGCGGCGAAGGTCGGCGCCCTGCTGCCCACGCTCCTCGCTGAGCTGGGCCGTCGCGTCACGGGTCCGCTGGCGCAGGCCCTGGGCGACGACGGCCGACCGGTGGTGCTGCTGGCCGGCGGACACCTGGGGTTGCTGCCGCTGCACGCAGCCACCCTGCCCGACCGGCCCGGGACGGCCGCACTCGACGTCCTCGACATCCGCCACGCGCCCAACGCCCGGGTCCTGGCGGCCGCCACCGCCGCGGCCGAGGGGCAGGCGATCGACCAGGCCCTCGCCGTCGGCGGCCAGGGCGGAGCACCGCAGCTGCGGCACGCGGCCGTCGAGGCGCGGCTCGCCTCCGCCGCGCTCGGCCGCGGCCGGGTGCTGGACGGCGCCGACGCCCGCACCGGCGGGGCGGCCGAGGCGCTGCTCGCGGCACTGGGCCGGGCGTCCGTCGTCCACTACGCCGGCCACGCCCGCGCGGTGCCGGCGGATCCGCTCGCCAGCGCCCTTGTCCTGTCCGGCGAGGACACCCTCACCATGGCCGAACTGCTGGGCCGTCAGCTGCGGGCCCGACTCGTCGTCATGTCCGCCTGCCGGACCGGCGTGGTTGGCGAGGACCTGCCGGACGAGCTCATCGGCTTCCCGACCGCCCTGCTCCAGGCGGGCGTGGCCGGGGTGATCGCCACCCTGTGGCCGGTGCCCGACGACTCCTGCCTGATCCTGATGCTGCGCTTCTACCAAGCCCTGCGCGCCGGCACCACCCCGCCCGAGGCCCTGCGCGCCGCCCAACGCTGGCTGCGCGACCTCACCGCGGCCGAGCTCCGCGCCCACCTCGCCGAGATCCGCGAGACCGGCGCCGACTGGCCACCGCCGGACGTGCTGGACGGCTGCTTCGAGGTCGTCGCCTTCCGCGAGCCCGACGAACGCCCGTTCGCCAGGCCGGAGCACTGGGCGGGCTTCGTGTACATCGGGGCGTGA
- a CDS encoding FUSC family protein has protein sequence MVISPRSLPRWLTHALAWPRGPRAWGAVGRAALGTAVLPVVLLSGLPAAVGVFAALGAMLATVNDRPGGRRAAVPRIGVPAAAGAALLALGAALQAAHAGKVLTACVLTVVGLLAGMVSVIGPVASAAGTQLLIMAAIGAGMPSRLAPWTMAVAFLAGAAWVLTLRLALPGGRPGGLSFLDGEREAVAAAYLRVAELLEAVGTQAAPARRVALSEALDRAQEALGGPRLRAAGAAERRLHARFAAVLPLAEAAAALAWNGTPVPERLATAPRRLARAVREDGPCGPLAAPQRRTSELRALDDAVLAAALAFGSRDGGAGSGLPATSRPGARLRRAAGAAGREYGLRVAVAILSSTAVAMTLHAQRWYWLPLTAAFLVKPDLGPLVSRVLSRAAGTVAGALLFAAWATVLPGTVWAVAAVVLAAAAIPVAGRHFAGLTAVVTVLVLALIGVASGPQAIGDRVADTLLACAIVLAVGHLPIPGHNGRTLSARVGAAVEAARGYLAGLHGDPARRTALRRSAYRTLADARRAVELAGAEHPTLARHGAQAAPVVAELERVVDATTAYAVRVAQGEPVPPEVTELRARLDGMTAAR, from the coding sequence TTGGTCATATCCCCTCGCTCCCTTCCCAGGTGGCTGACCCACGCGCTCGCCTGGCCGCGCGGGCCCCGGGCCTGGGGCGCCGTCGGGCGGGCCGCACTCGGCACCGCCGTACTGCCCGTGGTGCTGCTGAGCGGCCTGCCCGCCGCCGTCGGGGTGTTCGCCGCGCTCGGCGCGATGCTGGCGACGGTGAACGACCGTCCGGGCGGGCGGCGGGCGGCGGTGCCGCGGATCGGCGTCCCCGCTGCCGCCGGTGCGGCGTTGCTCGCGCTGGGCGCGGCCTTGCAGGCGGCGCACGCCGGGAAGGTGCTGACGGCGTGCGTGCTGACGGTGGTGGGGCTGTTGGCCGGGATGGTCAGCGTGATCGGGCCGGTCGCCTCGGCGGCCGGCACCCAGTTGCTGATCATGGCGGCGATCGGTGCCGGGATGCCCTCCCGGCTCGCGCCGTGGACGATGGCGGTCGCGTTCCTGGCGGGCGCGGCCTGGGTGCTGACGCTGCGTCTGGCGCTGCCCGGCGGACGGCCGGGAGGGCTGTCGTTCCTCGACGGCGAACGGGAGGCGGTCGCCGCCGCGTACCTGCGGGTCGCCGAGCTCCTGGAGGCGGTGGGCACGCAGGCGGCGCCCGCCCGCCGGGTGGCGTTGAGCGAGGCGCTCGACCGGGCGCAGGAGGCGCTCGGCGGGCCGCGCCTGCGGGCGGCGGGCGCGGCCGAGCGCAGGCTGCACGCCAGGTTCGCGGCGGTGCTGCCGCTCGCGGAGGCGGCGGCCGCCCTGGCCTGGAACGGCACGCCGGTGCCGGAGCGGCTCGCGACGGCGCCGCGCCGACTGGCCCGCGCGGTCCGCGAGGACGGCCCGTGCGGTCCGCTGGCCGCACCGCAGCGCCGGACCTCCGAGCTGCGCGCGCTCGACGACGCGGTGCTCGCCGCGGCCCTGGCGTTCGGGAGCCGGGACGGCGGCGCCGGTTCCGGGCTGCCGGCGACCAGCCGTCCGGGCGCCCGGCTGCGACGGGCGGCGGGCGCGGCGGGTCGTGAGTACGGGCTGCGCGTGGCCGTGGCCATCCTGTCGAGCACGGCCGTCGCCATGACGCTGCACGCCCAGCGCTGGTACTGGCTCCCCCTCACCGCGGCCTTCCTGGTCAAGCCCGATCTCGGTCCGCTGGTCTCGCGGGTGCTGTCGCGCGCGGCGGGCACCGTCGCGGGGGCGCTGCTGTTCGCGGCCTGGGCGACGGTGCTGCCGGGCACCGTCTGGGCGGTCGCCGCGGTGGTGCTCGCGGCGGCGGCCATCCCGGTCGCGGGGCGCCACTTCGCCGGGCTGACCGCGGTGGTGACGGTGCTGGTGCTGGCACTGATCGGTGTGGCCAGCGGCCCGCAGGCGATCGGGGACCGGGTCGCGGACACCCTGTTGGCCTGCGCGATCGTGCTCGCGGTCGGCCACCTGCCGATCCCGGGTCACAACGGCCGCACGCTGTCGGCGCGGGTCGGCGCCGCGGTGGAGGCCGCGCGCGGCTACCTGGCCGGGCTGCACGGCGACCCGGCCCGCCGGACCGCGCTGCGCCGCTCCGCCTACCGCACGCTCGCGGACGCCCGCCGGGCGGTGGAGCTCGCGGGTGCCGAACACCCGACGCTGGCGCGCCACGGCGCGCAGGCGGCGCCGGTGGTGGCGGAGCTGGAGCGCGTGGTCGACGCCACCACCGCCTACGCGGTCCGGGTGGCCCAGGGCGAACCGGTCCCGCCGGAGGTCACCGAGCTGCGCGCGCGGCTCGACGGGATGACCGCCGCACGCTAG